One part of the Micrococcus sp. 2A genome encodes these proteins:
- the pstC gene encoding phosphate ABC transporter permease subunit PstC, whose translation MSTSATEAAPSTSVKKSARGGAAGDKVFSGLSLAAGILILLILAFVAIFLVTESLPALFPEAYGEELKSADSFFGYVGPLMAGTLMAAIVALILATPVAVGVALFISHYAPPRIAQPVAYVIDLLAAIPSVIYGIWGWLTLAPLMVPIYEWLNQYLGWLPFFGGPVTGTGRVIMTSGVVLAVMVLPIITALCREIFTQTPKLHEEAALGLGATRWEMIKMTVFPFARAGIISSIMLGLGRALGETMAVTMVLSPGKFSSSLIEEGRNKTIPSEIALNFPEAYGIRLNELIAAGLMLFIITLVVNMVARWIVNKHKEFSGAN comes from the coding sequence GTGTCAACATCCGCAACCGAGGCTGCGCCCAGCACCTCCGTCAAGAAGTCCGCCCGGGGCGGCGCCGCCGGAGACAAGGTCTTCTCCGGCCTCTCCCTGGCCGCAGGCATCCTGATCCTGCTCATCCTGGCCTTCGTGGCGATCTTCCTGGTGACGGAGTCTCTCCCGGCGCTCTTCCCTGAGGCCTACGGCGAAGAGCTCAAGTCGGCCGACTCCTTCTTCGGGTACGTCGGGCCGCTCATGGCCGGCACCCTCATGGCGGCGATCGTCGCGCTGATCCTGGCCACGCCGGTCGCCGTGGGCGTCGCCCTCTTCATCTCCCACTACGCCCCGCCGAGGATCGCCCAGCCGGTGGCCTACGTCATCGACCTCCTGGCCGCCATCCCCTCCGTGATCTACGGCATCTGGGGCTGGCTCACGCTCGCCCCGCTCATGGTGCCGATCTACGAGTGGCTGAACCAGTACCTGGGCTGGCTGCCCTTCTTCGGCGGTCCGGTGACCGGCACGGGCCGCGTCATCATGACCTCGGGCGTGGTCCTGGCCGTCATGGTGCTCCCCATCATCACGGCCCTGTGCCGCGAGATCTTCACCCAGACGCCGAAGCTCCACGAGGAGGCGGCGCTCGGGCTCGGCGCCACGCGCTGGGAGATGATCAAGATGACCGTCTTCCCGTTCGCCCGCGCCGGCATCATCTCCTCCATCATGCTCGGCCTCGGCCGCGCGCTGGGTGAGACCATGGCCGTGACCATGGTGCTCTCGCCCGGCAAGTTCAGCTCGTCCCTGATCGAGGAGGGTCGCAACAAGACGATCCCCTCGGAGATCGCCCTGAACTTCCCGGAGGCCTACGGCATCCGACTGAACGAACTGATCGCCGCCGGCCTCATGCTGTTCATCATCACGCTGGTGGTCAACATGGTCGCCCGGTGGATCGTGAACAAGCACAAGGAATTCTCGGGAGCCAACTGA
- a CDS encoding A/G-specific adenine glycosylase, which translates to MPSHTPQTAPVADPAGLHAAVLDWFAQHARDLPWRDPDCPPWGVLVSEIMLQQTPVVRVLPRWRAWMERWPTPADLAAAPTADVLTAWDRLGYPRRALRLQEAARAVVERHGGGVPADPVALRALPGVGEYTAAAVSSFAFGIPETVVDTNVRRVFARAVGGTALPPKALTRAEMRLAGALMPADPDDANRWNAAVMELGALVCTARSPACERCPLLERCAWVTAGSPAPQIAPKGQAWAGTDRQVRGAVMAALRADGRLPRDAVRERAAAVGRLGAHAPTDEQWERCVAGLVRDGLAVADDDGALRFP; encoded by the coding sequence ATGCCCAGCCACACCCCGCAGACCGCGCCGGTCGCCGACCCGGCAGGGCTCCATGCGGCCGTGCTGGACTGGTTCGCGCAGCATGCCCGGGACCTGCCGTGGCGGGACCCGGACTGCCCGCCGTGGGGCGTGCTCGTCTCCGAGATCATGCTCCAGCAGACACCCGTGGTGCGCGTGCTCCCGCGGTGGCGGGCGTGGATGGAGCGCTGGCCCACGCCGGCAGACCTCGCCGCCGCCCCCACCGCGGACGTGCTCACCGCGTGGGACCGGCTCGGCTACCCGCGGCGGGCGCTGCGGCTGCAGGAGGCGGCGCGCGCCGTCGTCGAGCGCCACGGCGGCGGCGTGCCCGCGGACCCCGTCGCGCTCCGGGCCCTGCCCGGTGTGGGCGAGTACACGGCCGCGGCGGTCTCCAGCTTCGCGTTCGGCATCCCGGAGACCGTGGTGGACACCAACGTGCGGCGGGTGTTCGCCCGCGCGGTGGGCGGCACCGCCCTGCCGCCGAAGGCCCTGACCCGCGCCGAGATGCGCCTGGCAGGCGCCCTCATGCCCGCCGATCCCGACGACGCGAACCGGTGGAACGCCGCCGTCATGGAGCTGGGCGCCCTCGTGTGCACGGCCCGCTCGCCCGCATGTGAGCGCTGCCCACTGCTGGAGCGGTGCGCGTGGGTGACCGCCGGCTCGCCCGCGCCGCAGATCGCGCCGAAGGGGCAGGCGTGGGCGGGCACGGACCGCCAGGTGCGGGGCGCCGTGATGGCCGCCCTGCGCGCCGACGGGCGGCTCCCCCGGGACGCGGTGCGCGAGCGGGCCGCCGCCGTCGGACGCCTGGGCGCACACGCGCCCACGGACGAGCAGTGGGAGCGGTGCGTCGCCGGGCTCGTGCGGGACGGGCTCGCCGTGGCGGACGACGACGGCGCCCTCCGGTTCCCCTAG
- the pstA gene encoding phosphate ABC transporter permease PstA: MSTALNDSPTRENIPSSKHTQNSLTAGQMPRWVWAVVAAAALLVALGLELLIKGEEFRVARLAVMTLISYVVGMYIVTRLLENGRKATDGLWRNLVWAAFLIALVPLVSVIWSVISDGAPTLFGNPQVLWNDMDGVTGTTDAAYLNDGQPLGGLPGGFAHALVGTLMITLIATLIAVPIGLLTSIYLVEYGRDGWLSRSIIFFVDVMTGIPSIVAGLFAFAAMSLLLELVMGEGPKALQSVKMGLTAAVALTVLMIPVVVRSTEEMLRVVPNELREGSYALGVRKWRTISKVVIPTAISGILSGITLAIARVTGETAPILVTAGFATTMNWNPMDNWMTALPVYIYRQLVSPTSPTAYDVSTDRAWAAALVLIIIVMALNLIARMIAKAFAPKTGR, from the coding sequence ATGAGCACCGCACTCAACGACTCGCCGACGCGGGAGAACATCCCGTCGTCGAAGCACACGCAGAACTCCCTCACCGCCGGGCAGATGCCCCGCTGGGTGTGGGCAGTGGTGGCCGCAGCCGCCCTTCTCGTGGCCCTGGGCCTCGAGCTCCTCATCAAGGGCGAGGAGTTCCGGGTCGCCCGCCTCGCCGTGATGACCCTCATCTCGTACGTGGTGGGCATGTACATCGTGACGCGTCTGCTGGAGAACGGCCGCAAGGCCACGGACGGCCTGTGGCGCAACCTCGTGTGGGCGGCGTTCCTCATCGCCCTCGTTCCGCTGGTCTCCGTCATCTGGTCGGTGATCTCGGACGGCGCTCCGACGCTGTTCGGCAACCCGCAGGTGCTGTGGAACGACATGGACGGCGTCACGGGCACCACGGACGCCGCCTACCTCAACGACGGCCAGCCCCTCGGCGGCCTGCCCGGCGGCTTCGCCCACGCCCTCGTCGGAACGCTGATGATCACGCTCATTGCGACCCTGATCGCGGTGCCGATCGGCCTCCTGACCTCCATCTACCTCGTGGAGTACGGGCGGGACGGCTGGCTCTCGCGGTCCATCATCTTCTTCGTGGACGTGATGACCGGCATCCCCTCGATCGTGGCCGGCCTCTTCGCCTTCGCGGCCATGTCCCTGCTCCTCGAGCTGGTGATGGGCGAGGGCCCCAAGGCGCTGCAGTCGGTGAAGATGGGCCTCACGGCCGCCGTCGCCCTCACTGTGCTGATGATCCCCGTGGTGGTCCGTTCCACCGAGGAGATGCTCCGCGTCGTCCCGAACGAGCTGCGCGAGGGCTCCTACGCCCTGGGCGTGCGCAAGTGGCGCACCATCTCCAAGGTGGTCATCCCCACCGCGATCTCGGGCATCCTCTCGGGCATCACCCTGGCCATCGCCCGCGTCACGGGTGAGACCGCGCCGATCCTCGTGACGGCCGGCTTCGCGACCACCATGAACTGGAACCCGATGGACAACTGGATGACGGCCCTGCCGGTGTACATCTACCGCCAGCTCGTCTCGCCGACGTCGCCGACCGCGTACGACGTGTCCACCGACCGTGCCTGGGCCGCGGCCCTGGTCCTGATCATCATCGTGATGGCGCTGAACCTCATCGCGCGCATGATCGCCAAGGCGTTCGCCCCCAAGACGGGCCGCTGA
- a CDS encoding Lsr2 family protein: MAQKVEVVLVDDLDGSAAVETVNFALDGRNYEVDLSEEHARELRDFLKPYMKKGRAVAPPSPKVEAAEIRKWAADNGYEVSSRGRLHRDVVEAYRNSKRK, translated from the coding sequence ATGGCACAGAAGGTAGAAGTAGTTCTCGTGGATGATCTCGATGGTTCGGCCGCAGTGGAGACCGTGAACTTCGCCCTGGACGGGCGCAACTACGAGGTGGACCTCTCGGAGGAGCACGCTCGCGAGCTGCGCGACTTCCTGAAGCCCTACATGAAGAAGGGCCGGGCGGTGGCCCCGCCGTCGCCCAAGGTCGAGGCCGCGGAGATCCGCAAGTGGGCTGCGGACAACGGCTACGAGGTCTCCAGCCGCGGTCGCCTCCACCGCGACGTCGTGGAGGCCTACCGCAACTCGAAGCGCAAGTGA
- the pstS gene encoding phosphate ABC transporter substrate-binding protein PstS encodes MKALRIGRPAAVLSVAALALTACGNGGDSAASSATSATSAAATTSAAASTSASASTSTSASTSTSASGSASESSSAAAAPAAIDVPTASGTLIGSGASSQEAAMTSWTDGVKTVSPDLQVQYSPDGSGAGREAFLAGSSSFAGSDAALKDDEKEQAKEVCGDKGAFHVPAYVSPVAVAYNVEGIDELNLDADTVAKIFSKEITTWNDPAIAALNEGAELPDTAITVVHRSDESGTTENFTDYLAEAAPESWTWEADKKWPSEITAESAQGTKGVVSQAAQTDGAITYTDASGVGSLKTAKIGADGAFSELSPEAAAKIVAESEQNEDGSVKLDRTKTGENTYPIVLVSYHIYCNQYPDQDTVDQVKSFASYVISEDGQKAAQDAAGSAPIDAEMATSAKERIDAITVAG; translated from the coding sequence ATGAAGGCTCTCCGCATCGGCCGCCCCGCCGCCGTCCTCTCCGTGGCCGCCCTGGCCCTGACCGCCTGTGGCAACGGCGGCGACAGCGCCGCGTCCTCCGCCACCTCCGCCACCTCCGCCGCCGCGACCACCTCGGCTGCCGCCTCCACCTCTGCGTCGGCCTCCACCTCGACGTCGGCCTCCACCTCGACGTCGGCCTCCGGCTCCGCCTCCGAGTCCTCCTCGGCCGCTGCCGCCCCGGCCGCCATCGACGTCCCCACCGCCTCCGGCACCCTGATCGGCTCCGGCGCCTCCTCGCAGGAGGCCGCCATGACCTCCTGGACTGATGGCGTCAAGACCGTCTCCCCGGACCTCCAGGTCCAGTACTCCCCGGACGGCTCCGGCGCGGGTCGCGAGGCCTTCCTGGCCGGCTCCTCCAGCTTCGCCGGCTCCGACGCCGCCCTCAAGGACGACGAGAAGGAGCAGGCCAAGGAGGTCTGCGGCGACAAGGGCGCCTTCCACGTCCCGGCCTACGTCTCCCCGGTCGCCGTGGCCTACAACGTCGAGGGCATCGACGAGCTGAACCTGGACGCCGACACGGTCGCCAAGATCTTCTCCAAGGAGATCACCACCTGGAACGACCCCGCCATCGCCGCCCTCAACGAGGGTGCCGAGCTGCCCGACACCGCGATCACCGTGGTGCACCGCTCGGACGAGTCCGGCACCACCGAGAACTTCACCGACTACCTCGCCGAGGCCGCTCCTGAGTCCTGGACCTGGGAGGCCGACAAGAAGTGGCCCTCCGAGATCACCGCCGAGTCCGCTCAGGGCACCAAGGGCGTCGTCTCCCAGGCCGCTCAGACCGACGGCGCGATCACCTACACCGATGCCTCCGGCGTCGGCTCGCTGAAGACCGCCAAGATCGGCGCGGACGGCGCGTTCTCCGAGCTCTCCCCGGAGGCCGCCGCCAAGATCGTGGCCGAGTCCGAGCAGAACGAGGACGGCTCCGTCAAGCTGGACCGGACCAAGACCGGCGAGAACACCTACCCGATCGTGCTGGTCTCCTACCACATCTACTGCAACCAGTACCCCGATCAGGACACCGTCGACCAGGTGAAGTCCTTCGCTTCGTACGTGATCTCCGAGGACGGCCAGAAGGCCGCCCAGGACGCCGCCGGCTCCGCCCCGATCGACGCCGAGATGGCGACCTCCGCCAAGGAGCGCATCGACGCCATCACTGTGGCGGGCTGA
- a CDS encoding FUSC family protein, which yields MTERFATATGTLPAVPPATRRGRVGVFVRRRARSGWARVRSSASHAALIALCAVGAYAFAETVLGHDQPLFASTALLIALGFNREPKVRKVAEVAVGCTLGILIGDLLMLGLGRGLWQAAVVVFVSVMVARFLDSGSTFTMQMSLQSVLVVLLPIGEGGPFARSGDALVGGALALVVTFLSPQDARRGTVHQLQGLFDAVATVLRDLSRSLREEDSRAAWMALVACRGTHSTLEEVRKELKVAEEQATFNPLQRSSRSFVEDVSNAADRSDLAVRSLRIVARRVVTALDSGSFDDEHRERLAAWFDEAADAVDVLHRSLVEPQEEGRHRSLSGARDALGAAAARLDPAQLGGGSIHGEALVMLLRPMMVDLIEATGASHQAAVGYLPRV from the coding sequence ATGACGGAGCGCTTCGCCACCGCGACGGGAACCCTGCCCGCCGTGCCTCCGGCGACCCGGCGGGGACGGGTCGGGGTGTTCGTGCGCCGCCGCGCCCGGTCGGGCTGGGCCCGCGTGCGCTCCTCGGCCTCGCACGCCGCTCTCATCGCGCTGTGCGCCGTGGGCGCGTACGCGTTCGCCGAGACCGTGCTCGGCCATGACCAGCCCCTCTTCGCCTCCACCGCCCTGCTCATCGCGCTCGGCTTCAACCGCGAGCCGAAGGTGCGGAAGGTGGCCGAGGTGGCGGTCGGCTGCACGCTGGGCATCCTCATCGGGGACCTCCTCATGCTCGGGCTGGGCCGCGGGCTGTGGCAGGCCGCCGTCGTGGTGTTCGTCTCCGTGATGGTGGCCCGCTTCCTCGACTCCGGCTCCACCTTCACCATGCAGATGTCCCTGCAGTCCGTCCTGGTGGTGCTCCTGCCCATCGGCGAGGGCGGCCCCTTCGCCCGCAGCGGGGACGCACTCGTGGGCGGCGCGCTGGCGCTCGTGGTCACGTTCCTCTCCCCGCAGGACGCGCGCCGCGGCACCGTGCATCAGCTCCAGGGGCTCTTCGACGCCGTGGCCACGGTGCTGCGCGACCTCTCGAGGAGCCTGCGGGAGGAGGACTCCCGGGCGGCGTGGATGGCGCTCGTGGCATGCCGCGGCACGCACTCCACCCTGGAGGAGGTCCGCAAGGAGCTGAAGGTGGCCGAGGAGCAGGCCACCTTCAATCCCCTGCAGCGCTCCTCCCGCTCGTTCGTGGAGGACGTCTCCAACGCCGCGGACCGCTCCGACCTCGCGGTGCGCTCCCTGCGGATCGTCGCGCGGCGCGTGGTGACCGCGCTGGACTCGGGCTCGTTCGACGACGAGCACCGCGAGCGGCTGGCGGCGTGGTTCGACGAGGCGGCGGACGCCGTCGACGTGCTGCACCGCTCCCTCGTGGAGCCGCAGGAAGAGGGCCGCCATCGCTCTCTCTCGGGCGCCCGGGACGCGCTCGGTGCCGCGGCCGCCCGCCTCGACCCGGCGCAGCTCGGCGGGGGCTCGATCCACGGCGAGGCCCTCGTGATGCTGCTGCGCCCGATGATGGTGGACCTCATCGAGGCCACGGGGGCGTCGCACCAGGCGGCCGTGGGGTACCTGCCCCGGGTCTGA
- a CDS encoding amino-acid N-acetyltransferase yields MPADPQLTLRPARTQDVPAIQALVQPLAEERVLLQKEAVAYYEAIQEFLVVEDEAGALAGFGALHVMWQDLAEVRTLAVADGFRGAGVGHRLLGALLERARGIGVSRVFCLTFEVEFFLRHGFEVMADQSAVDPEVYAELLRSTDEGVAEFLDLARVKPNTLGNTRMIRAL; encoded by the coding sequence ATGCCCGCAGACCCCCAGCTGACCCTGCGCCCCGCGCGCACGCAGGACGTGCCCGCCATCCAGGCCCTGGTGCAGCCCCTCGCGGAGGAGCGCGTCCTCCTGCAGAAGGAGGCGGTGGCGTACTACGAGGCCATCCAGGAGTTCCTGGTGGTCGAGGACGAGGCGGGAGCCCTCGCCGGGTTCGGGGCCCTGCACGTGATGTGGCAGGACCTGGCCGAGGTGCGCACCCTCGCGGTCGCGGACGGCTTCCGCGGCGCGGGCGTGGGCCACCGCCTGCTCGGCGCCCTCCTCGAGCGGGCGCGGGGGATCGGCGTGTCCCGGGTCTTCTGCCTCACCTTCGAGGTGGAGTTCTTCCTTCGGCACGGCTTCGAGGTCATGGCTGACCAGAGCGCGGTGGACCCCGAGGTGTACGCCGAGCTGCTGCGCTCCACGGACGAGGGCGTGGCCGAGTTCCTCGACCTGGCCCGCGTGAAGCCGAACACGCTCGGCAACACGCGCATGATCCGCGCGCTCTGA
- a CDS encoding antitoxin: MDMNKIGDLANQHSDKVNSAVDGAQEQHADKLGEHAGLVNKGVDGAQEKFLNDSEEQSGGTPA, encoded by the coding sequence ATGGACATGAACAAGATCGGCGACCTCGCCAACCAGCACTCCGACAAGGTCAACAGCGCCGTGGACGGCGCCCAGGAGCAGCACGCCGACAAGCTCGGCGAGCACGCGGGCCTGGTGAACAAGGGCGTCGACGGCGCCCAGGAGAAGTTCCTGAACGACTCCGAGGAGCAGTCCGGCGGCACCCCCGCCTGA
- the radA gene encoding DNA repair protein RadA, with the protein MATKTPAKRAPGYRCTECGWTSVTWVGRCGECQAWGTVEEAGGASTTGRTRASTVASPAPRIAEVDASAASFRSTGVRELDRVLGGGLVPGAVILLAGEPGIGKSTLLLDVAAQTARGADAGGEGGGAAEPRTVLYLTGEESAAQVRMRGDRIGALAETLHLAAETDLGRALGQIERIRPSLVIVDSVQTLQSAEVDGVAGGVTQVREVAASLIRTAKEEGITTILVGHVTKDGTIAGPRLLEHLVDVVCQFEGDRHSRLRLVRAVKNRFGPTDEVGCFDLREDGIESLDDPSGLFLSGVSDPVEGTCVTVTLEGRRPLVAEVQSLLTPSAGGSPRRTVSGVDAARVNMLLAVLQRRARFALAQDDCYVATVGGVRLSEPASDLAVAVAVASAKLGAPVPQGMIAVGELGLAGEVRPVPGVGRRVREAARLGFTRALVPRSPEPLGEIPAGFTVAEVSSLSEALGTIPSWTGGAPARQD; encoded by the coding sequence ATGGCCACGAAGACCCCCGCCAAGCGCGCCCCCGGATACCGCTGCACCGAGTGCGGCTGGACCAGCGTGACGTGGGTGGGCCGCTGCGGGGAGTGCCAGGCGTGGGGCACGGTCGAGGAGGCCGGGGGCGCCTCGACGACGGGCCGCACCCGCGCGTCCACGGTCGCCTCCCCCGCCCCGCGGATCGCAGAGGTGGACGCCTCCGCGGCGTCGTTCCGCTCCACCGGGGTGCGCGAACTGGACCGCGTGCTCGGCGGCGGGCTCGTGCCGGGTGCGGTGATCCTCCTGGCCGGCGAGCCGGGGATCGGCAAGTCCACGCTCCTGCTGGACGTGGCGGCGCAGACGGCCCGGGGTGCGGACGCGGGCGGCGAGGGGGGCGGTGCGGCCGAGCCCCGCACCGTGCTGTACCTGACGGGCGAGGAGTCCGCGGCGCAGGTGCGCATGCGGGGAGACCGGATCGGGGCCCTCGCCGAGACCCTGCACCTCGCCGCGGAGACCGACCTCGGCCGCGCGCTCGGGCAGATCGAGCGGATCAGGCCCTCCCTCGTGATCGTGGACTCGGTGCAGACCCTGCAGTCCGCGGAGGTGGACGGCGTGGCCGGCGGCGTCACCCAGGTGCGGGAGGTGGCCGCGAGCCTCATCCGCACGGCCAAGGAGGAGGGCATCACCACCATCCTCGTGGGGCATGTGACCAAGGACGGCACGATCGCCGGGCCCCGCCTCCTGGAGCACCTCGTGGACGTGGTGTGCCAGTTCGAGGGGGACCGCCACTCGCGGCTGCGGCTGGTGCGCGCCGTGAAGAACCGCTTCGGCCCCACGGACGAGGTGGGCTGCTTCGACCTGCGCGAGGACGGGATCGAGTCCCTCGACGACCCCTCGGGCCTCTTCCTCTCGGGCGTCTCTGACCCCGTGGAGGGCACGTGCGTCACGGTCACCCTCGAGGGGAGGCGCCCACTCGTGGCCGAGGTGCAGTCCCTCCTCACCCCCTCGGCCGGCGGGAGCCCCCGGCGCACCGTGTCCGGCGTGGACGCCGCACGCGTGAACATGCTCCTGGCCGTGCTGCAGCGCCGGGCCCGCTTCGCCCTCGCCCAGGACGACTGCTACGTGGCGACCGTGGGCGGCGTGCGCCTCTCCGAGCCGGCCTCGGACCTCGCGGTGGCCGTGGCCGTGGCCTCGGCCAAGCTGGGAGCACCCGTGCCCCAGGGGATGATCGCCGTCGGCGAGCTCGGCCTCGCCGGCGAGGTCCGTCCCGTGCCCGGCGTGGGCCGGCGCGTGCGCGAGGCCGCCCGCCTCGGCTTCACCCGCGCGCTCGTGCCCCGCTCACCCGAGCCGCTCGGGGAGATCCCCGCCGGGTTCACGGTGGCCGAGGTCAGCTCCCTCAGCGAGGCCCTCGGCACCATCCCCTCGTGGACGGGCGGGGCCCCCGCGCGGCAGGACTGA
- a CDS encoding CsbD family protein translates to MADIQNSMDKVAGKAKEGLGKVSGDDEMRAEGTTQSTAADAKGAVQDAGDKLKGAAQGIKDGLTDGR, encoded by the coding sequence ATGGCTGACATCCAGAACTCGATGGACAAGGTGGCGGGCAAGGCCAAGGAGGGCCTCGGCAAGGTCTCCGGTGACGACGAGATGCGCGCCGAGGGCACCACGCAGTCCACCGCCGCCGACGCCAAGGGTGCCGTGCAGGATGCGGGCGACAAGCTCAAGGGTGCCGCCCAGGGCATCAAGGACGGCCTGACCGACGGTCGCTGA
- a CDS encoding ATP-dependent Clp protease ATP-binding subunit produces the protein MFERFTDRARRVVVLAQEEARMLNHSYIGTEHILLGLIHEGEGVAAKALESMDISLGAVREKVQEDIGQGQQNPPGHIPFTPRAKKVLELSLREALQLGHNYIGTEHILLGLIREGEGVAAQVLVKLGADLNRVRQTVIQLLSGYQGGAQGGKETAGAGVGAGSDAGQNAGSVVLDQFGRNLTAAAHDGKLDPVIGRAGEMERVMQVLSRRTKNNPVLIGEPGVGKTAVVEGLAQAIERGDVPETLKGKQLYSLDLGSLVAGSRYRGDFEERLKKVLKEIRTRGDIILFIDEIHTLVGAGAAEGAIDAASILKPMLARGELQTIGATTLDEYRKHIEKDAALERRFQPIQVPEPSVADATEILRGLRDRYEAHHKVSITDGALSAAATLADRYVSDRHLPDKAIDLIDEAGARLRIRRMTVPPEIKAYESRIAEVRTQKEAAIDGQDFEGAARLRDQEQQLEDERRQKEEAWRTGADADVATVDEDLIAEVLSKSTGIPVFKLTEEETDRLKNMEAELHQRVIGQDEAIKSLSRAIRRTRAGLKDPNRPSGSFIFAGPTGVGKTELAKSLAEFLFGDEDALITLDMSEFQEKHTVSRLFGAPPGYVGYEEGGQLTEKVRRRPFSVVLFDEVEKAHADLFNSLLQILEDGRLTDSQGRVVDFKNTVIIMTTNLGTRDISKGVMTGFQSSADTSTGYERMKGKVREELRQHFRPEFLNRVDDVIVFPQLKKEEIVQIVDLFVARLQKRLDEKGLTVELSQAAKDLLAERGYDPAMGARPLRRTIQQMVEDQLSEKILFGEIPAGSTIHVGVTGEGESAELTFEFTGGRAALDGEELAALEAGLGSTGTD, from the coding sequence ATGTTCGAGAGATTCACCGACCGCGCCCGGCGCGTCGTGGTGCTCGCCCAGGAAGAGGCGCGCATGCTGAACCACAGCTACATCGGCACCGAGCACATCCTGCTCGGGCTCATCCACGAGGGTGAGGGCGTCGCCGCCAAGGCGCTGGAGTCCATGGACATCTCCCTGGGCGCCGTCCGCGAGAAGGTCCAGGAGGACATCGGCCAGGGGCAGCAGAACCCGCCCGGCCACATCCCCTTCACCCCGCGCGCCAAGAAGGTGCTCGAGCTGTCGCTGCGCGAGGCCCTGCAGCTGGGCCACAACTACATCGGCACGGAGCACATCCTGCTCGGCCTGATCCGCGAGGGCGAGGGCGTCGCCGCCCAGGTCCTCGTGAAGCTCGGCGCGGACCTCAACCGCGTGCGCCAGACCGTCATCCAGCTCCTCTCCGGCTACCAGGGCGGCGCCCAGGGCGGCAAGGAGACCGCGGGCGCCGGCGTGGGCGCGGGCAGCGACGCCGGCCAGAACGCCGGCTCCGTCGTGCTGGACCAGTTCGGCCGCAACCTCACCGCCGCCGCGCACGACGGCAAGCTGGACCCGGTGATCGGCCGCGCCGGCGAGATGGAGCGGGTCATGCAGGTGCTCTCCCGCCGCACCAAGAACAACCCGGTGCTGATCGGCGAGCCCGGCGTCGGCAAGACCGCCGTCGTCGAGGGCCTGGCCCAGGCGATCGAGCGCGGCGACGTCCCGGAGACCCTCAAGGGCAAGCAGCTCTACTCGCTGGACCTCGGCTCCCTCGTGGCGGGCTCGCGCTACCGCGGCGACTTCGAGGAGCGCCTCAAGAAGGTGCTCAAGGAGATCCGCACCCGCGGCGACATCATCCTGTTCATCGACGAGATCCACACCCTCGTCGGCGCGGGCGCCGCGGAGGGCGCGATCGACGCCGCCAGCATCCTCAAGCCGATGCTGGCCCGCGGCGAGCTGCAGACCATCGGCGCCACCACGCTGGACGAGTACCGCAAGCACATCGAGAAGGACGCCGCGCTCGAGCGCCGCTTCCAGCCCATCCAGGTCCCCGAGCCGTCCGTCGCGGACGCCACCGAGATCCTGCGCGGACTGCGGGACCGCTACGAGGCGCACCACAAGGTCTCGATCACCGACGGCGCGCTCTCGGCCGCCGCCACCCTCGCGGACCGCTACGTCTCGGACCGCCATCTGCCGGACAAGGCGATCGACCTGATCGACGAGGCCGGCGCGCGCCTGCGCATCCGCCGCATGACCGTGCCGCCGGAGATCAAGGCCTACGAGTCCCGGATCGCGGAGGTGCGCACCCAGAAGGAGGCCGCCATCGACGGCCAGGACTTCGAGGGCGCGGCCCGCCTGCGGGACCAGGAGCAGCAGCTCGAGGACGAGCGGAGGCAGAAGGAGGAGGCGTGGCGCACCGGCGCCGACGCCGACGTCGCCACGGTGGACGAGGACCTCATCGCCGAGGTGCTCTCCAAGTCCACCGGCATCCCCGTGTTCAAGCTGACCGAGGAGGAGACCGACCGCCTCAAGAACATGGAGGCCGAGCTCCACCAGCGCGTCATCGGCCAGGACGAGGCCATCAAGTCCCTGTCCCGCGCGATCCGCCGTACCCGCGCCGGCCTGAAGGACCCGAACCGCCCCTCGGGGTCGTTCATCTTCGCCGGCCCCACGGGCGTGGGCAAGACGGAGCTGGCCAAGTCCCTCGCCGAGTTCCTCTTCGGGGACGAGGACGCGCTCATCACCCTGGACATGTCCGAGTTCCAGGAGAAGCACACCGTCTCGCGCCTCTTCGGCGCCCCTCCCGGCTACGTGGGCTACGAGGAGGGCGGCCAGCTGACCGAGAAGGTGCGGCGCCGTCCGTTCTCCGTGGTGCTGTTCGACGAGGTGGAGAAGGCCCACGCGGACCTCTTCAACTCGCTGCTGCAGATCCTCGAGGACGGCCGCCTGACCGACTCGCAGGGCCGTGTGGTGGACTTCAAGAACACCGTGATCATCATGACCACCAACCTGGGCACCCGGGACATCTCCAAGGGCGTCATGACGGGCTTCCAGTCCAGCGCGGACACCTCCACCGGCTACGAGCGGATGAAGGGCAAGGTCCGCGAGGAGCTGCGCCAGCACTTCCGCCCCGAGTTCCTCAACCGGGTGGACGACGTCATCGTCTTCCCGCAGCTGAAGAAGGAGGAGATCGTCCAGATCGTGGACCTCTTCGTGGCCCGGCTGCAGAAGCGCCTGGACGAGAAGGGCCTCACCGTGGAGCTCTCCCAGGCGGCGAAGGACCTGCTCGCCGAGCGAGGCTACGACCCGGCCATGGGTGCCCGCCCGCTGCGCCGCACCATCCAGCAGATGGTGGAGGACCAGCTCTCGGAGAAGATCCTCTTCGGCGAGATCCCGGCCGGCTCCACGATCCACGTGGGGGTGACCGGCGAGGGGGAGTCCGCCGAGCTGACCTTCGAGTTCACCGGCGGCCGCGCCGCGCTCGACGGCGAGGAGCTGGCCGCGCTCGAGGCCGGCCTCGGCTCCACCGGCACGGACTGA